The Pseudomonas sp. TH06 genome has a window encoding:
- a CDS encoding ATP-binding protein — protein sequence MPDPVAASLRLAPEALTRPFSAEQFSFTTTNDLEPFRGVLGQERAVEALQFGVAMPRPGYNVFVMGEPGTGRFSFVKRYLKAEGKRLQTPADWVYVNNFDEPREPRALELPSGTAGAFIGDINGLIDNLLATFPAVFEHPSYQQKKSAIDRAFNQRYDKALDIIERLALEKDVALYRDSSNIAFTPMLDGKALDEAEFAQLPEADRERFHEDISGLEERLNEELASLPQWKRESNNQLRSLNEETITLALQPLLSPLSEKYAENAAVCGYLQAVQVYLLKTVVEQLVDDSKTDAVARKLLEEQYAPSLVVGHPASGGAPVVFEPHPTYENLFGRIEYTTDQGALYTTYRQLRPGALHRANGGFLILEAEKMLSEPFVWDALKRALQSRKLKMESPLGEMGRFATVTLNPQHIPLQVKVIIIGARSLYYTLQDLDPDFQEMFRVLVDFDEDIPMVDESLEQFAQLLKTRTSEEGMAPLTADAVARLATYSARLAEHQGRLSARIGDLFQLVSEADFIRHLAGDEMTDAGHIERALKAKATRTGRVSARILDDMLAGIILIDTDGAAVGKCNGLTVLEVGDSAFGVPARISATVYPGGSGIVDIEREVNLGQPIHSKGVMILTGYLGSRYAQEFPLAISASIALEQSYGYVDGDSASLGEACTLISALSKTPLKQCFAITGSINQFGEVQAVGGVNEKIEGFFRLCEARGLTGEQGAIIPQANVATLMLDEKVLAAVRAGQFHVYAVRQADEALSLLVGEPAGAPNEEGEFPEGSINARVVERLRDIAEMISEEDLKEAEKELAQEALAEAKPA from the coding sequence ATGCCTGATCCTGTTGCTGCCAGCTTGCGTCTAGCGCCCGAAGCGCTGACCCGTCCGTTTTCCGCTGAACAGTTCAGCTTCACTACCACCAATGATCTGGAGCCCTTTCGCGGTGTGCTCGGCCAGGAACGAGCGGTCGAAGCCTTGCAGTTCGGTGTGGCGATGCCACGCCCCGGTTACAACGTTTTTGTCATGGGCGAACCCGGTACCGGTCGCTTCTCGTTCGTCAAACGCTACCTGAAAGCCGAAGGCAAACGCCTGCAGACCCCGGCTGACTGGGTCTACGTCAACAACTTCGATGAGCCACGCGAGCCCCGCGCCCTGGAATTGCCGTCGGGCACTGCCGGTGCGTTCATCGGTGACATCAACGGTTTGATCGACAATCTGCTGGCGACTTTTCCGGCGGTATTCGAGCACCCGTCCTACCAGCAGAAAAAAAGCGCCATCGACCGCGCCTTCAACCAGCGCTACGACAAGGCCCTCGACATCATCGAGCGTCTGGCCCTGGAAAAAGACGTCGCCCTGTACCGCGACAGCAGCAACATCGCCTTCACGCCGATGCTTGACGGCAAAGCCTTGGACGAGGCGGAATTCGCGCAGTTGCCGGAAGCTGATCGTGAGCGTTTCCACGAAGACATCTCCGGCCTCGAAGAGCGCCTGAACGAAGAACTCGCCAGCCTGCCGCAGTGGAAGCGCGAGTCGAACAATCAACTGCGTTCGCTCAACGAAGAAACCATCACGCTGGCCTTGCAGCCGTTGCTGTCGCCACTGTCGGAGAAGTACGCAGAAAATGCTGCGGTCTGCGGTTACCTGCAAGCGGTGCAGGTCTACCTGCTGAAAACCGTGGTCGAGCAACTGGTTGACGACAGCAAGACCGACGCCGTCGCCCGCAAGTTGCTGGAAGAGCAATACGCGCCGAGCCTGGTGGTCGGTCATCCGGCCAGCGGTGGTGCGCCGGTGGTATTCGAGCCGCACCCGACCTATGAAAACCTGTTCGGCCGCATCGAATACACCACCGACCAGGGCGCGCTCTACACCACTTATCGTCAGTTGCGTCCGGGTGCCTTGCACCGCGCCAACGGTGGTTTCCTGATCCTTGAAGCGGAAAAAATGCTCAGCGAGCCGTTTGTCTGGGATGCGCTCAAACGCGCCCTGCAATCGCGCAAGCTGAAAATGGAATCGCCGCTGGGCGAGATGGGCCGTTTCGCCACGGTGACGCTCAACCCGCAGCACATTCCGTTGCAGGTCAAAGTCATCATCATCGGTGCGCGGTCGCTGTACTACACACTGCAAGACCTCGATCCGGACTTCCAGGAGATGTTCCGCGTTCTGGTCGATTTCGACGAAGACATCCCGATGGTCGACGAGAGCCTGGAGCAATTCGCCCAGCTGTTGAAAACCCGGACTTCGGAAGAAGGCATGGCGCCGCTGACCGCCGATGCGGTGGCACGTCTGGCGACTTACAGCGCACGGCTGGCCGAGCACCAAGGGCGGTTGTCGGCGCGTATTGGCGATCTGTTCCAACTGGTGAGCGAAGCGGATTTCATCCGTCATCTGGCCGGCGATGAAATGACCGATGCCGGTCATATCGAACGAGCGCTGAAAGCCAAAGCCACCCGCACTGGTCGTGTGTCGGCGCGGATCCTTGATGACATGCTCGCCGGGATCATTCTGATCGACACCGATGGCGCGGCGGTCGGCAAGTGCAACGGCCTGACGGTGCTTGAGGTCGGCGACTCGGCGTTCGGTGTGCCGGCGCGGATTTCCGCCACGGTGTACCCGGGCGGCAGCGGCATCGTCGACATCGAGCGTGAGGTCAATCTCGGCCAGCCGATCCACTCCAAAGGCGTGATGATCCTCACCGGTTATCTGGGTAGCCGTTACGCCCAGGAATTCCCGCTGGCGATTTCCGCGAGCATCGCCCTGGAGCAATCCTACGGTTACGTTGATGGCGACAGTGCGTCGCTGGGCGAGGCGTGCACGCTGATTTCGGCGCTGTCGAAAACCCCGCTCAAGCAGTGCTTTGCCATCACCGGCTCGATCAACCAGTTCGGTGAAGTGCAGGCGGTCGGCGGGGTCAACGAAAAGATCGAAGGTTTCTTCCGTCTCTGCGAGGCACGCGGTTTGACGGGCGAGCAGGGCGCGATCATTCCGCAAGCCAACGTGGCCACGCTGATGCTCGACGAGAAAGTGCTGGCGGCGGTGCGCGCCGGGCAATTCCACGTTTATGCGGTGCGTCAGGCTGATGAGGCGTTGAGTCTACTGGTCGGCGAGCCCGCGGGTGCGCCGAACGAGGAGGGCGAATTCCCTGAAGGCAGCATCAACGCACGGGTGGTCGAGCGCTTGCGCGACATCGCCGAAATGATCAGCGAAGAAGACCTCAAGGAAGCCGAGAAGGAATTGGCGCAGGAAGCGTTGGCCGAAGCCAAACCGGCCTAA
- a CDS encoding TIGR00645 family protein, producing the protein MERFIENAMYASRWLLAPIYFGLSLGLLALALKFFQEVFHVIPNVFSMAESDLILVLLSLIDMALVGGLLVMVMISGYENFVSQLDIDEGKEKLNWLGTMDSSSLKMKVAASIVAISSIHLLRIFMDAKNVDPEHLKWYVIIHMTFVLSACAMGYLDKVTKH; encoded by the coding sequence ATGGAACGCTTTATCGAAAACGCAATGTATGCCTCGCGCTGGCTGCTGGCGCCGATCTACTTCGGGCTCTCCCTCGGGTTGCTGGCGCTGGCGCTGAAATTCTTCCAGGAAGTTTTCCACGTTATTCCCAATGTGTTCTCGATGGCTGAATCGGATCTGATTCTGGTGCTGCTGTCGCTGATCGATATGGCGCTGGTGGGCGGCTTGCTGGTCATGGTGATGATTTCCGGCTACGAGAACTTCGTCTCGCAACTGGACATCGATGAAGGCAAGGAGAAGCTCAACTGGCTGGGCACCATGGATTCTTCGTCGCTGAAGATGAAAGTGGCGGCCTCGATCGTGGCGATCTCCTCGATCCACCTGTTGCGGATCTTCATGGATGCCAAGAACGTCGATCCCGAGCACCTGAAGTGGTACGTGATCATTCACATGACCTTCGTTCTCTCGGCCTGCGCGATGGGTTATCTGGACAAGGTCACCAAGCACTGA
- a CDS encoding DUF6482 family protein, whose product MNLQELSVFAFARKVDELNLISMEGGIYLLEARMHGTAYPLSDFKGNMLTLRSVEHARDFLHSLPVLPFNLVHTSVHDEMCGLGASGEESLKVPLAWRSAL is encoded by the coding sequence ATGAACCTGCAAGAGTTAAGTGTGTTTGCCTTCGCCAGGAAGGTTGATGAGCTGAACCTGATTTCCATGGAAGGCGGGATTTACCTGCTCGAAGCGCGAATGCATGGCACGGCGTACCCGTTAAGTGATTTCAAGGGCAACATGCTGACGCTACGCTCGGTCGAGCACGCGCGGGATTTTTTGCACAGCCTCCCGGTGTTGCCGTTCAACCTGGTACACACCTCGGTACATGATGAAATGTGCGGCCTCGGCGCCAGTGGCGAGGAAAGCCTGAAAGTGCCGCTCGCCTGGCGCTCGGCCCTGTAG
- a CDS encoding FKBP-type peptidyl-prolyl cis-trans isomerase, whose product MSEVNLSTDETRVSYGIGRQLGDQLRDNPPPGVSLDAILAGLTDAFAGKESRVGQEEMSASFKVIREIMQAEAAAKAEAAAGEGLAFLAENAKRDGITTLASGLQFEVLTQGEGAKPTREDQVRTHYHGTLIDGTVFDSSYERGQPAEFPVGGVIPGWTEALQLMNAGSKWRLYVPSELAYGAQGVGSIPPHSVLVFDVELLDVL is encoded by the coding sequence ATGTCCGAAGTAAATCTGTCCACCGACGAAACCCGCGTCAGCTACGGTATCGGCCGTCAGCTGGGTGACCAGCTGCGCGATAACCCGCCACCGGGTGTCAGCCTGGACGCCATTCTGGCAGGCCTGACCGACGCTTTCGCCGGTAAGGAAAGCCGTGTGGGTCAGGAAGAAATGTCCGCCAGCTTCAAGGTTATCCGCGAAATCATGCAAGCCGAAGCAGCTGCCAAAGCTGAAGCCGCTGCTGGCGAAGGTCTGGCCTTCCTGGCTGAAAACGCCAAGCGTGATGGCATCACCACTCTGGCTTCCGGCCTGCAATTCGAAGTGCTGACTCAGGGTGAAGGCGCCAAGCCGACCCGTGAAGACCAGGTGCGTACTCACTACCACGGCACGCTGATCGACGGCACCGTGTTTGATAGCTCCTACGAGCGCGGCCAGCCTGCCGAATTCCCGGTTGGCGGCGTGATCCCTGGCTGGACCGAAGCCCTGCAACTGATGAATGCCGGCAGCAAATGGCGTCTGTACGTGCCGAGCGAACTGGCTTACGGCGCGCAAGGTGTTGGCAGCATTCCGCCGCACAGCGTTCTGGTGTTCGACGTCGAGCTGCTCGACGTTCTGTAA
- a CDS encoding zinc ribbon domain-containing protein YjdM has translation MSTLPPCPKCNSEYTYEDGAQLICPECAHEWSATGEAEVAADDAVKKDSVGNVLQDGDTITVIKDLKVKGTSLVVKVGTKVKNIRLCDGDHDIDCKIDGIGPMKLKSEFVRKV, from the coding sequence GTGAGCACGTTGCCACCCTGCCCGAAATGCAATTCCGAATACACCTACGAAGACGGCGCCCAACTGATCTGCCCGGAGTGCGCCCACGAGTGGTCGGCCACTGGCGAAGCCGAAGTGGCCGCTGACGATGCTGTGAAGAAAGACTCGGTCGGCAATGTCCTGCAAGACGGCGACACCATCACCGTGATCAAGGATCTGAAGGTCAAGGGCACCTCGCTGGTGGTCAAGGTCGGCACCAAGGTCAAGAACATCCGCCTGTGCGATGGCGACCACGACATCGACTGCAAGATCGACGGTATCGGCCCGATGAAACTCAAATCCGAGTTCGTCAGAAAAGTCTGA
- a CDS encoding polyprenyl synthetase family protein translates to MQPQAFYRAVADDFSAVDGIIKKQLTSRVPLVSKIGDYITSAGGKRLRPLLVLLCGKALGREGDDMRLLAATIEFLHTATLLHDDVVDMSGMRRGRSTANAMWGNAPSVLVGDFLYSRSFEMMVELGSMPVMKILSQATRIIAEGEVLQLSKVRDASTTEETYMEVIRGKTAMLFEASTHSAAALAGASAEQSEALRTFGDHLGVAFQLVDDLLDYKGDAETLGKNVGDDLAEGKPTLPLIYTMREGTPEQAALVRQAIQKGGIEDLESIRIAVEASGSLEYTAQLARDYVARAIKCLDALPASEYRDALVELSEFAVARTH, encoded by the coding sequence ATGCAACCCCAAGCTTTCTACCGCGCGGTGGCGGACGATTTTAGCGCCGTCGACGGCATCATCAAGAAGCAGCTGACTTCCCGAGTGCCGCTGGTATCGAAAATCGGCGATTACATCACCTCGGCCGGCGGCAAACGTCTGCGTCCTTTATTAGTGTTGCTGTGTGGCAAGGCCCTGGGTCGCGAAGGCGACGACATGCGCCTGCTCGCCGCCACCATCGAATTCCTGCACACCGCGACCCTGCTGCATGACGACGTCGTCGACATGTCCGGCATGCGCCGTGGCCGCTCGACCGCCAACGCCATGTGGGGCAATGCCCCGAGCGTGCTGGTCGGCGACTTCCTGTACTCGCGCTCGTTCGAGATGATGGTCGAACTGGGCTCGATGCCGGTCATGAAGATCCTGTCCCAGGCCACGCGCATTATCGCTGAAGGCGAAGTGCTGCAGCTGTCCAAGGTGCGTGATGCCAGCACCACCGAAGAAACCTACATGGAAGTCATCCGCGGCAAGACCGCGATGCTCTTTGAAGCTTCGACCCACAGTGCCGCTGCACTGGCCGGTGCCAGCGCCGAGCAGAGCGAAGCCCTGCGTACCTTCGGTGATCACCTCGGCGTGGCGTTCCAACTGGTCGACGACCTGCTTGACTACAAGGGCGACGCCGAAACCCTGGGCAAGAACGTCGGTGACGATCTGGCCGAAGGCAAGCCGACCCTGCCGCTGATCTACACCATGCGCGAAGGCACGCCTGAACAGGCCGCTCTGGTGCGTCAGGCGATCCAGAAAGGCGGGATCGAAGATCTGGAAAGCATTCGCATCGCCGTGGAAGCTTCCGGGTCACTGGAATACACCGCACAACTGGCTCGTGATTACGTGGCCCGTGCGATCAAGTGCCTCGACGCACTGCCAGCCAGCGAATACCGCGATGCACTGGTTGAGCTGAGCGAGTTTGCGGTCGCGCGTACGCACTGA